One Candidatus Saccharimonadia bacterium genomic region harbors:
- a CDS encoding protease complex subunit PrcB family protein: MGAKAYLRRHRWPQLAAAAALAALGYHAGTTARIDSYAACVAAGRPAAQTTPPTCRDGRHTFVGPTPSTAPQRPAATRAAFDILVDGDTRVALPARGQAHIADHADWQAYWRTTHAGLATLPPLIPVDFAQADVIGASLGPMPTTGYGLKVISIQTTPAGSTVHLSEITPTITCAVAQTVTNRYLIVRTTKLPQPVNFQISTDRRSCK, translated from the coding sequence ATGGGGGCAAAAGCGTACCTCCGCCGCCACCGCTGGCCACAACTGGCGGCCGCCGCAGCGCTAGCCGCGCTCGGGTACCACGCCGGCACCACCGCGCGCATTGACTCGTACGCCGCCTGCGTGGCCGCGGGCCGACCCGCCGCCCAAACCACCCCACCCACCTGTCGCGACGGCCGGCACACGTTCGTAGGCCCCACGCCTTCGACGGCACCCCAGCGCCCGGCCGCTACCCGGGCCGCCTTCGACATCCTGGTCGACGGCGACACCCGCGTCGCGCTACCGGCCCGCGGCCAAGCCCACATCGCCGACCACGCCGACTGGCAGGCCTATTGGCGCACCACGCACGCCGGCCTCGCCACGCTGCCGCCGCTCATCCCCGTTGATTTCGCGCAGGCGGACGTCATCGGCGCCAGCCTCGGCCCCATGCCCACCACCGGCTACGGCCTCAAAGTTATCAGCATCCAGACCACCCCCGCCGGCAGTACCGTGCATCTGAGCGAAATCACCCCCACCATCACCTGTGCGGTGGCCCAAACCGTCACCAACCGCTACCTCATCGTTCGCACCACCAAGCTCCCTCAGCCGGTCAATTTTCAGATTTCAACTGATCGCCGCTCGTGTAAGTAA